A single Bosea sp. PAMC 26642 DNA region contains:
- a CDS encoding lipopolysaccharide biosynthesis protein encodes MTVLVPFVVNAGLNFVLGLLIAYFLGPAEFGRYAIGAAIIVLVNTALLDWLRLSAVRFYSLTTRETQPEIRATLDVLVAGISIALAGLLVIAVVVGVDFRLPAMLLSASVLAGIGAGLFDYHGAIARARYLDAAYARMVVVKNLMALILMVGGAWLTRDPTVVLLGGLLSVAVALLAVRRALADAPLSLSGARKDLAWSFLVYALPLVAGNALYSLMPLLNRSLLANTYGFAEAGYFSLASDMGLRLFGALGATLEIVLLREVIRLDEARGRLAAHRQIARNMVVVLLVALPTAVGLFLVLPAFERLIVPPSFQGHFSGYMAILIPGFAAITIFQAALYPVFLLGKRTGIATLAAGLGLALNLAMAFGPALMQGPLLLAVAQSAGFTVALVVTAVGALRVLPVWPSWRNCACVLLAVALMALAIWPLSGRFSAPIELALQVGIGAIVYGAVLLACNVMHGRTRLLLWRAMRRGRKATTGGNAP; translated from the coding sequence ATGACCGTCCTTGTCCCCTTCGTCGTCAATGCCGGGCTCAATTTCGTCCTCGGGCTGCTCATCGCCTATTTCCTCGGCCCGGCCGAGTTCGGCCGCTACGCCATCGGCGCGGCGATCATCGTCCTGGTCAACACCGCCCTGCTGGACTGGTTGCGCCTGTCAGCCGTGCGCTTCTATTCGCTGACCACCCGGGAAACCCAGCCCGAGATCCGCGCCACGCTCGACGTGCTGGTGGCGGGCATCAGCATCGCGCTGGCTGGCCTGCTCGTCATCGCAGTCGTCGTCGGGGTCGATTTCAGGCTGCCGGCGATGCTGCTCTCGGCCTCGGTGCTGGCCGGCATCGGCGCCGGGCTGTTCGACTATCACGGCGCCATCGCCCGCGCCCGCTATCTCGACGCAGCCTACGCCAGGATGGTCGTCGTCAAGAATCTGATGGCGCTGATCCTGATGGTCGGCGGCGCTTGGCTGACCCGCGACCCGACGGTCGTTCTGCTCGGCGGACTGCTCAGCGTCGCGGTCGCGCTGCTGGCCGTGCGCCGCGCCCTTGCCGATGCCCCGCTGTCGCTCTCTGGGGCGCGCAAGGATCTCGCCTGGAGCTTTCTGGTCTATGCCCTGCCGCTCGTCGCCGGAAACGCGCTCTATTCGCTGATGCCCCTGCTGAACCGTTCGCTGCTGGCCAACACTTATGGCTTTGCCGAGGCCGGCTATTTCTCGCTCGCCTCCGACATGGGTCTGCGCCTGTTCGGAGCGCTCGGCGCGACGCTGGAGATCGTGCTGCTGCGCGAGGTCATCAGGCTCGACGAGGCGCGCGGACGGCTCGCGGCCCACAGGCAGATCGCCCGCAATATGGTCGTGGTCCTGTTGGTGGCGCTGCCGACCGCGGTCGGGCTGTTTCTGGTGCTGCCGGCCTTCGAGCGGCTGATCGTGCCGCCGAGTTTTCAGGGTCACTTCTCGGGCTATATGGCCATCTTGATCCCCGGCTTTGCTGCGATCACCATTTTTCAGGCAGCGCTCTACCCGGTTTTCCTGCTCGGCAAGCGCACCGGCATCGCGACGCTCGCCGCCGGGCTCGGCCTCGCCCTAAACCTCGCAATGGCTTTCGGCCCCGCGCTCATGCAAGGGCCCTTGCTGCTGGCGGTCGCACAGTCGGCCGGCTTCACGGTCGCGCTCGTCGTCACAGCCGTAGGCGCGCTGCGGGTGCTGCCGGTCTGGCCGTCCTGGCGTAACTGCGCCTGCGTGCTGCTGGCCGTCGCACTGATGGCGCTGGCGATCTGGCCGCTATCGGGCCGCTTCAGTGCCCCGATCGAACTCGCCCTGCAGGTCGGCATCGGCGCGATCGTCTACGGCGCCGTGCTGCTGGCCTGCAACGTGATGCATGGCCGGACCCGCCTGCTGCTCTGGCGCGCGATGCGCCGCGGCCGCAAGGCGACAACCGGAGGAAACGCGCCATGA
- a CDS encoding L,D-transpeptidase, with the protein MRPVLLLSFTLAVAGIAPQAPAFAQTYGGGFIELLMTGRDPTPVGRGAAGYNRPGGYSAYGQSRQPAPGYGADPFEQAQRVPGRRMAALGEPVEMERPIERIIDPRFRKQEVAYDGRHAPGTIVIDTNQKFLFLIQSGGRALRYGIGVGRPGFEWAGLKSVTRKAEWPSWTPPSEMLKRRPDLPRFMPGGPENPMGARAMYLGSSLYRIHGTNEPHTIGQAVSSGCIRMTNDDVTDLYERVRVGAKVQVI; encoded by the coding sequence ATGCGTCCCGTCCTCTTGCTGTCCTTTACCCTTGCTGTTGCCGGCATCGCGCCGCAGGCTCCGGCCTTCGCACAGACCTATGGCGGCGGCTTCATCGAACTGCTGATGACCGGCCGTGATCCGACGCCGGTCGGCCGTGGTGCCGCTGGCTACAACCGTCCCGGCGGCTATTCTGCTTATGGGCAGAGCCGGCAGCCGGCGCCGGGCTACGGAGCCGATCCCTTCGAGCAGGCCCAGCGCGTGCCCGGCCGTCGCATGGCGGCGCTGGGCGAGCCGGTCGAGATGGAACGCCCGATCGAGCGCATCATCGATCCGCGTTTCCGCAAGCAGGAGGTCGCTTATGACGGGCGGCACGCTCCGGGCACGATCGTGATCGACACTAACCAGAAATTCCTCTTCCTGATCCAGTCGGGCGGACGGGCGCTGCGCTACGGCATCGGCGTCGGCCGGCCGGGCTTCGAATGGGCCGGCCTGAAATCGGTGACGCGCAAGGCCGAATGGCCGAGCTGGACGCCGCCATCCGAGATGCTGAAGCGCCGTCCCGATCTGCCGCGCTTCATGCCCGGCGGCCCGGAGAACCCGATGGGCGCCCGCGCCATGTATCTCGGCTCCTCGCTCTACCGCATCCATGGCACCAACGAGCCGCACACGATCGGGCAGGCGGTCTCCTCGGGCTGCATCCGCATGACCAATGATGACGTCACCGACCTTTACGAGCGCGTCCGCGTCGGCGCCAAGGTGCAGGTGATCTAA
- a CDS encoding DUF2076 domain-containing protein → MTPQERDVIAGIFDRLKQAANQPRDPEAERFIADRLREQPYAPYAMAQSVYVQEQALTNLQAQVEDLQAQVRDLQNRPAEAPAQAGGFLSGIFGGAQPQPGRPRSVPAFPQRADGAPSSAWNTQAQPTQMQPAPGQPGMQQPGPWANQGAQQPGRGGGFMASALTTAAGVAGGMMLGNVLTNAFSGHKAGEAKAAETASADSTAKSDSAGSQTASDNSNYNDGSSDSGNYQQAANQAPADEGYDDGSSGMDDDDSWA, encoded by the coding sequence ATGACGCCGCAAGAACGCGACGTGATCGCCGGGATTTTCGACCGCCTGAAACAGGCGGCCAACCAGCCCCGCGACCCCGAGGCTGAACGCTTCATCGCCGACCGCCTGCGCGAACAGCCCTATGCGCCCTATGCCATGGCGCAGTCGGTCTACGTCCAGGAGCAGGCGCTGACCAACCTGCAGGCGCAAGTCGAGGATCTGCAGGCGCAAGTTCGCGATCTGCAGAACCGGCCCGCCGAGGCGCCGGCGCAGGCTGGCGGTTTCCTGTCTGGCATCTTCGGGGGCGCGCAACCGCAGCCGGGGCGGCCGCGCTCGGTGCCTGCCTTTCCCCAGCGTGCCGACGGCGCGCCGTCCAGTGCCTGGAACACGCAGGCACAGCCGACCCAGATGCAGCCCGCCCCCGGGCAGCCCGGGATGCAGCAGCCCGGTCCTTGGGCGAACCAGGGCGCCCAGCAGCCGGGACGCGGCGGCGGTTTCATGGCAAGCGCCCTGACAACCGCAGCCGGCGTCGCCGGCGGCATGATGCTGGGGAATGTGCTGACCAACGCCTTTAGCGGCCACAAGGCCGGCGAGGCGAAGGCGGCGGAGACCGCCAGCGCCGATTCCACTGCAAAAAGCGACAGCGCCGGCTCGCAGACGGCCAGCGACAACAGCAACTACAACGATGGCTCGTCGGATTCGGGGAACTATCAGCAGGCGGCCAATCAGGCGCCGGCTGACGAAGGTTACGACGACGGTTCCAGCGGGATGGACGACGACGACAGCTGGGCCTGA
- a CDS encoding UDP-glucose dehydrogenase family protein — protein MRVTMIGSGYVGLVSGACFADFGHVVTCVDTDEAKIAALKRGEMPIFEPGLDALVAKNVREGRLSFTTELARPVREADAVFIAVGTPARRGDGHADLSYVYQAARDVVAELDGFTVVITKSTVPVGTGDEVERIMREARPEGDFAVVSNPEFLREGAAIADFKRPDRIVIGTDDGRARGVMEDLYRPLYLNAAPLLFTQRRTSELIKYAANAFLATKITFINELADLSEAVGANVQEVARGIGLDNRIGSKFLHAGPGYGGSCFPKDTLALMKTAQDMGTPLRIVETVVAVNDQRKRAMARKVVTACGGSVRGKRIALLGLAFKPNTDDMREAPSLAIVTALLDAGAEIVAYDPESMAAAKPLLPGIQFATDAYSCIDGADALVIVTEWDAFRALDLDRVKASLREPVVVDLRNIYRSEDMRRRGFHYSNVGNA, from the coding sequence ATGCGCGTGACGATGATCGGTTCGGGCTATGTCGGCCTGGTATCGGGGGCATGCTTTGCCGATTTCGGCCATGTCGTGACCTGCGTCGATACCGACGAAGCCAAGATCGCGGCGCTGAAGCGCGGCGAGATGCCGATCTTCGAGCCGGGGCTCGATGCGCTCGTCGCAAAGAACGTGCGTGAGGGACGGCTCAGTTTTACCACCGAACTGGCGCGGCCGGTGCGCGAGGCCGACGCGGTCTTCATCGCGGTCGGCACGCCGGCACGTCGCGGCGACGGCCATGCCGACCTGAGCTATGTCTATCAGGCGGCGCGCGATGTCGTTGCCGAGCTCGACGGCTTCACCGTCGTCATCACCAAATCGACGGTGCCGGTCGGTACCGGCGACGAGGTCGAGCGGATCATGCGCGAGGCCCGACCCGAGGGCGATTTCGCCGTGGTGTCCAACCCTGAATTTCTGCGTGAAGGCGCCGCCATCGCCGATTTCAAGCGGCCCGACCGCATCGTCATCGGAACGGATGACGGCCGCGCCCGCGGCGTCATGGAGGACCTCTACCGGCCGCTCTATCTCAACGCCGCGCCGCTGCTGTTCACCCAGCGCCGGACCTCGGAGCTGATCAAATACGCCGCCAACGCGTTCCTGGCGACCAAGATAACTTTCATCAACGAGTTGGCCGATCTCTCCGAGGCGGTCGGCGCCAATGTGCAGGAGGTCGCGCGCGGGATCGGGCTCGACAACCGCATCGGCTCGAAATTCCTCCATGCCGGCCCGGGCTATGGCGGCTCCTGCTTTCCCAAGGACACGCTGGCGCTGATGAAGACGGCGCAGGACATGGGGACGCCGCTGCGCATCGTCGAGACGGTCGTCGCCGTCAACGACCAGCGCAAGCGCGCCATGGCACGCAAGGTCGTGACGGCGTGCGGCGGCTCGGTGCGCGGCAAGCGGATCGCGCTGCTCGGGCTGGCGTTCAAGCCCAACACCGACGACATGCGCGAGGCGCCCTCGCTGGCAATCGTCACCGCCCTGCTCGATGCCGGTGCCGAGATCGTCGCCTACGATCCCGAGAGCATGGCGGCGGCCAAGCCGCTGCTGCCGGGCATCCAGTTCGCGACCGACGCCTATTCCTGCATCGATGGCGCCGACGCGCTGGTGATCGTTACCGAATGGGACGCTTTTCGCGCGCTCGACCTCGACCGGGTCAAGGCGAGCCTGCGCGAGCCCGTGGTGGTCGATCTGCGCAACATCTACCGCTCGGAAGACATGCGGCGGCGGGGGTTCCATTACAGCAATGTCGGCAACGCCTGA
- a CDS encoding L,D-transpeptidase, protein MPALPTPNAPKLKARRLAARFAAMLMPLFLAACLNNQPEPFESARPIGVSAQYLAMYGEQPDETYPLPATDLSEVDPQFLRREVAYPTREQPGTIVVDTDNRFLYLVRPNGRAIRYGIGVGKQGMSWRGRATVARKAAWPRWTPTAAMVARDPEKNGRWAGGMDAGLENPLGARALYLYQGDRDTLYRIHGTSEPWSIGQSVSSGCIRMFNQDIIDLHSRVPTGTTVVVLNRGQLLSPESSSGLDEFLPPDDI, encoded by the coding sequence ATGCCCGCCTTGCCGACCCCGAATGCCCCCAAGCTGAAGGCCCGCCGTCTGGCCGCGCGCTTCGCCGCCATGCTGATGCCGCTGTTTCTGGCCGCCTGCCTGAACAACCAGCCGGAACCCTTCGAGTCGGCGCGGCCGATCGGCGTCAGCGCCCAGTATCTGGCGATGTATGGCGAGCAGCCCGACGAGACCTATCCGCTGCCCGCCACGGATCTGTCCGAGGTGGACCCGCAGTTCCTCCGCCGCGAGGTTGCCTATCCGACCCGCGAGCAGCCCGGGACGATCGTCGTCGATACCGACAACCGCTTCCTCTATCTGGTCCGCCCCAATGGCCGCGCCATCCGCTACGGCATCGGCGTTGGCAAGCAGGGCATGTCGTGGCGCGGCCGCGCCACGGTCGCCCGCAAGGCCGCCTGGCCGCGCTGGACGCCGACTGCGGCGATGGTAGCGCGCGATCCTGAAAAGAACGGCCGTTGGGCCGGCGGCATGGATGCCGGGCTCGAGAACCCGCTCGGAGCGCGTGCGCTCTACTTGTACCAGGGCGATCGCGACACGCTCTACCGCATCCACGGCACCTCCGAGCCCTGGTCGATCGGCCAGTCAGTCTCGAGCGGCTGCATCCGGATGTTCAACCAGGACATCATCGACCTGCACAGCCGCGTCCCGACGGGCACCACCGTGGTGGTGCTGAACCGCGGACAACTGCTCTCTCCCGAGTCCAGCAGCGGCCTCGACGAATTCCTGCCGCCCGACGACATCTGA
- a CDS encoding methyl-accepting chemotaxis protein, translated as MKSIRFKIIAMLAMISTGAILSAGLSLYALSRSADLNGRSSTQGDIALLTERINAVVLGVVMDSRGIYMSKTLQEADPYAKGIEARFPQLRTLTADLARLVPAGERDRVGQVEKAVADFITFRTETVRLGRAVSPEAANAQGNNDLNRANRKALNDLLVAFGKRNENVGNALGDEAAAFTAQVQWILPVVLLSTLLASLAAALLFARRSITRPLVDLGTVMEKLTAGETQMSVPHTSRKDEIGAMARAVAVLRKSTEEVAILQDQERTASAARLARAQSMEAVVSDVGEVVAAAAAGDFSARLQIDHADEQMQKLVSGINEINAVVDSATSEFALALQAVAGGDLTSRIETGYLGKFAELKGAINETVDRLSTTVRTIQTTSSDVGLAAREINMGADDLSKRTEEQASSLEETAATTEELAASVKASAQGARQAATIADEAMQAAQSGGAIATEAVAAMARIETASQKISDIIRVIDDIAFQTNLLALNAAVEAARAGDAGKGFAVVASEVRTLAQRSSSAAKDISGLISSSNEEVTGGVKLVRQAGEQLARILEASRKVASTIAEISTASAEQANGIDEMSQAVAHLDEMTQQNAALAEQSAASAGSLTGKIGQLNDLVAAFRTGQDAPGRSTTPAGEPERLRKLAEAAFGQARQQAEVRRVPVKKVANARASDAGWEEF; from the coding sequence ATGAAATCCATCAGGTTCAAGATCATCGCCATGCTTGCGATGATTTCCACAGGCGCGATCCTCTCCGCTGGTCTCAGCCTCTATGCGCTGTCGCGATCCGCCGATCTCAACGGCCGCTCCAGCACTCAGGGCGACATCGCGTTGCTGACGGAACGGATCAACGCCGTCGTTCTCGGCGTCGTGATGGATTCACGCGGCATCTACATGTCGAAGACGCTGCAAGAGGCCGATCCCTACGCCAAGGGCATCGAGGCGCGCTTTCCCCAACTCAGGACACTGACCGCCGATCTCGCCCGGCTTGTGCCTGCAGGCGAGCGCGATCGCGTCGGCCAGGTCGAGAAGGCCGTCGCCGACTTCATTACCTTCCGCACCGAAACGGTCCGTCTCGGCCGCGCGGTTTCGCCTGAAGCGGCCAACGCCCAGGGCAACAACGATCTCAATCGCGCCAACCGCAAAGCCCTGAACGACCTTCTCGTGGCTTTCGGCAAGCGCAACGAGAATGTCGGGAACGCGCTCGGCGACGAGGCGGCGGCCTTTACCGCGCAGGTGCAGTGGATCTTGCCGGTCGTCCTGCTCTCGACGTTGCTGGCCTCGCTCGCCGCCGCTCTGCTCTTCGCCCGGCGCTCGATCACGCGCCCACTGGTCGATCTCGGAACCGTGATGGAGAAGTTGACCGCCGGCGAAACGCAGATGTCCGTGCCCCATACCTCGCGCAAGGACGAGATCGGCGCGATGGCCCGCGCCGTTGCGGTTCTGCGCAAGAGCACCGAGGAGGTCGCCATCCTGCAGGATCAGGAGCGCACGGCTTCGGCGGCGCGTCTGGCGCGGGCGCAGTCGATGGAGGCGGTGGTTTCCGATGTCGGCGAGGTGGTTGCGGCGGCGGCTGCGGGCGATTTCTCGGCGCGGCTGCAGATCGACCATGCCGACGAGCAGATGCAGAAGCTGGTCTCCGGCATCAACGAGATCAACGCAGTCGTCGACAGTGCGACGAGCGAGTTCGCATTGGCCCTGCAGGCTGTGGCCGGCGGCGATCTGACGAGCCGGATCGAGACCGGCTACCTCGGCAAGTTCGCCGAGCTGAAGGGTGCGATCAACGAGACGGTGGATCGTCTGTCGACGACGGTGCGCACGATCCAGACGACCTCCTCGGATGTCGGTCTGGCAGCGCGCGAGATCAACATGGGCGCCGACGACCTGTCGAAGCGCACCGAGGAGCAGGCCTCGAGCCTGGAGGAGACCGCCGCCACGACCGAGGAGCTCGCGGCCTCGGTGAAGGCCTCGGCGCAAGGCGCGCGCCAGGCGGCGACGATCGCCGACGAGGCGATGCAGGCGGCCCAAAGCGGCGGCGCGATCGCGACCGAGGCCGTGGCGGCGATGGCGCGCATCGAGACGGCCTCGCAGAAGATCTCCGACATCATCCGGGTGATCGACGACATCGCCTTCCAGACCAATCTGCTCGCCCTGAACGCGGCGGTGGAAGCCGCGCGCGCCGGCGACGCCGGCAAGGGCTTTGCGGTCGTCGCCTCCGAGGTGCGCACGCTGGCGCAGCGCTCGTCCTCGGCCGCCAAGGACATCTCCGGACTGATCTCGTCCTCGAACGAGGAGGTCACCGGCGGCGTCAAGCTGGTGCGCCAGGCCGGGGAGCAACTGGCCCGCATCCTCGAGGCCTCGCGCAAGGTCGCCTCGACCATCGCCGAGATCTCGACGGCCTCGGCCGAACAGGCCAACGGCATCGACGAGATGAGCCAGGCGGTCGCCCATCTCGACGAGATGACCCAGCAGAATGCGGCGCTCGCCGAACAGAGCGCGGCCTCGGCGGGCTCGCTCACCGGCAAGATCGGCCAGCTCAACGACCTCGTCGCGGCGTTCAGGACCGGCCAGGACGCGCCCGGCCGCAGCACCACCCCGGCCGGCGAGCCCGAGCGCCTGCGCAAGCTCGCAGAGGCCGCGTTCGGGCAGGCTCGCCAGCAGGCGGAGGTCCGGCGCGTTCCGGTCAAAAAGGTCGCCAACGCCCGCGCCAGCGATGCGGGCTGGGAAGAATTCTGA
- a CDS encoding globin domain-containing protein yields the protein MRADDIALVRESFAHLHRRKAETATLFYGRLFEIAAETLSLFKGDMSTQGVKLMEMLTVAIATLNDRDGLTTLLKRLGRNHKSYGVHDEHYAKIREALLWTMKTSLGPAHTPEVAHAWAALYDHIAAIMMDAGRAT from the coding sequence ATGCGAGCTGACGACATCGCGCTGGTGCGCGAAAGCTTCGCCCATCTTCACCGCCGCAAGGCCGAAACGGCGACGCTGTTCTATGGTCGGCTGTTCGAGATCGCGGCGGAGACACTGTCGTTGTTCAAGGGCGACATGTCGACCCAAGGCGTCAAGCTGATGGAAATGCTGACGGTCGCGATCGCCACCCTGAACGACCGTGACGGCCTGACGACGCTGTTGAAGCGACTCGGACGCAACCACAAGAGCTACGGCGTCCACGACGAGCATTATGCGAAGATCCGCGAAGCCCTGCTCTGGACGATGAAGACATCGCTTGGCCCGGCGCATACTCCCGAGGTCGCGCACGCCTGGGCAGCGCTTTACGACCATATCGCCGCGATCATGATGGACGCCGGCCGCGCGACCTGA
- a CDS encoding MATE family efflux transporter: MSELAQSIRPVNPWFSEAKAMLALSWPMVLTNLAQTAMTTTDVLMMGQLGPQALAAGALGANLYMAMLIFGIGVMSAVSPMISIELGANRHAVREVRRTVRQGFWAAVTLVGPMWLFLWQADVILPALGQDPALSQAAASYLRTLQWSLLPFFGYLVLRGFVAALQRPFAAFVVAIVAVGFNAFANWCLMFGRLGFPELGLPGSGLATTLSSTLMFLGVAGAVAFDRRFRRYRLFGRFWVADWPRFRAFWRLGLPIGITVAFEVLIFNGAAFLMGLLGQTSLAAHAIAIQIASLTFMVPLGIGQAGTVRVGRAFGAGDTEGITRAGATAMGLATAFMAATALLMLLVPQLLVGPFLDAGRPGAAAAAELAAVFLFYAAIFQIADGVQVVGSSILRGLGDTRVPMLIAGLGYWGIGLPLSAALGFWTPLAGVGIWIGLATGLGIVAMLMLWRWWQRERFGLLVVRPESDGTI, encoded by the coding sequence ATGTCGGAGCTTGCCCAGTCGATCCGCCCGGTGAACCCCTGGTTCAGCGAAGCCAAAGCCATGCTGGCGCTGAGCTGGCCGATGGTGCTGACCAATCTTGCCCAGACGGCGATGACCACGACCGACGTGCTGATGATGGGCCAGCTCGGCCCGCAGGCGCTGGCGGCCGGCGCTCTCGGCGCCAATCTCTACATGGCCATGCTGATCTTCGGCATCGGCGTGATGAGCGCGGTCTCGCCGATGATCTCGATCGAACTTGGCGCCAACCGCCATGCCGTGCGCGAGGTGCGCCGCACGGTGCGCCAGGGGTTTTGGGCGGCTGTCACGCTGGTCGGCCCGATGTGGCTCTTCTTGTGGCAGGCCGACGTCATCCTGCCGGCGCTAGGCCAGGATCCGGCTCTCTCGCAGGCGGCCGCCTCCTATCTGCGGACGCTGCAGTGGAGTCTGCTGCCGTTCTTCGGGTACCTCGTGCTGCGCGGCTTCGTCGCCGCGCTGCAGCGGCCGTTCGCCGCCTTCGTCGTCGCGATCGTCGCCGTCGGCTTCAACGCCTTCGCGAACTGGTGCCTGATGTTCGGCCGGCTCGGCTTTCCGGAGCTCGGCCTGCCGGGCTCGGGCCTCGCGACCACGTTGTCATCGACGCTGATGTTCCTGGGCGTGGCGGGTGCGGTCGCGTTTGATCGGCGTTTTCGGCGTTACCGCCTGTTCGGACGCTTTTGGGTCGCGGACTGGCCGCGTTTCCGGGCTTTCTGGCGGCTTGGCCTGCCGATCGGGATCACGGTTGCCTTCGAGGTGTTGATCTTCAACGGCGCCGCCTTTCTGATGGGCCTGCTCGGGCAGACCTCGCTGGCGGCACACGCCATCGCGATCCAGATCGCATCGCTGACCTTCATGGTGCCGCTGGGGATCGGCCAGGCCGGAACCGTGCGCGTCGGGCGGGCGTTCGGCGCGGGCGACACAGAGGGCATAACGAGGGCCGGCGCGACCGCGATGGGGCTCGCCACGGCGTTCATGGCGGCGACTGCCCTGCTGATGCTTCTGGTGCCGCAACTGCTGGTCGGGCCGTTCCTCGATGCCGGACGGCCGGGCGCAGCGGCGGCGGCGGAACTCGCCGCCGTCTTCCTGTTCTACGCAGCCATCTTCCAGATCGCCGACGGCGTGCAGGTGGTCGGGTCCAGCATCCTGCGAGGTCTAGGCGATACGCGCGTGCCGATGCTGATCGCCGGGCTCGGCTATTGGGGGATCGGGCTGCCGCTCTCGGCCGCACTGGGTTTCTGGACGCCGCTGGCAGGCGTCGGCATCTGGATCGGCCTGGCAACGGGGCTCGGCATCGTGGCGATGCTGATGCTGTGGCGGTGGTGGCAGCGCGAGCGGTTCGGACTTCTGGTGGTCCGCCCGGAAAGCGACGGCACAATCTGA
- a CDS encoding amidase, translating into MTAIASLSAAELGPLFVSRALSPVEVARDALDRIERFEPEINAFVVRDAKVTLAMAQAAEARHLKGAALGPLDGVPVTIKDNIGIAGWPMRRGSAVGSDAPWPDDAPAAARLREAGCVFLGKTTMPEYGWKGVGDSPLSGITRNPWDTATGPGGSSAGAASCAALNLGCIHIGTDGAGSVRIPAAFTGVVGLKPTYGRVPAYPVSTMGFLAHLGPLTRTVTDTALAMNAIGRPDNRDMTAMIDEPPDFVAALKGGVKGLRIAWSPRLGGDVKVDPEIAALAREAALAFRDLGASVEEVDPGFDDPIETLMTIWSAGAALALRSAGPQDRTRMDPGLVAVAEAGERVAGSAYVDALLNQRNALAHHMAQFHARFDLLLTPTLPLPAFAVGANTPEHGAYGDDWTRWTPFTYPFNITQAPAISLPCGLTKAGLPAGLQLAGAFGHDTLVLRAAAAFETARPFARIDAPIRSL; encoded by the coding sequence ATGACTGCCATCGCATCCCTCTCCGCAGCCGAACTCGGCCCGCTCTTCGTCTCCCGCGCTCTCTCCCCCGTCGAGGTGGCCAGGGACGCGCTCGACCGCATCGAGCGCTTCGAGCCTGAGATCAACGCCTTCGTGGTGCGGGATGCGAAGGTGACGCTGGCGATGGCGCAAGCGGCCGAAGCCCGCCACCTGAAAGGCGCGGCGCTCGGGCCGCTCGACGGCGTACCGGTCACCATCAAGGACAACATCGGCATCGCCGGCTGGCCGATGCGGCGCGGCTCTGCGGTCGGCTCGGACGCTCCCTGGCCCGATGACGCCCCGGCCGCGGCCCGCCTGCGCGAGGCCGGCTGCGTCTTCCTCGGCAAGACGACGATGCCGGAATATGGCTGGAAAGGCGTCGGCGATTCGCCGCTCTCCGGCATCACGCGCAATCCCTGGGACACGGCGACCGGCCCCGGCGGCTCCTCGGCGGGTGCTGCCTCCTGTGCCGCGCTCAATCTCGGCTGCATCCATATCGGCACAGACGGGGCCGGCTCGGTGCGCATTCCCGCCGCCTTCACCGGTGTCGTCGGCCTCAAGCCCACCTATGGTCGGGTACCTGCCTATCCCGTCTCGACGATGGGCTTCCTCGCCCATCTCGGTCCGCTGACGCGTACGGTCACTGATACGGCGCTGGCGATGAACGCGATCGGCCGGCCCGACAACCGCGACATGACGGCGATGATCGACGAGCCACCGGATTTCGTGGCCGCTCTAAAGGGCGGCGTGAAGGGATTGCGCATCGCCTGGTCGCCGAGGCTCGGCGGCGACGTGAAAGTCGATCCGGAGATCGCGGCGCTGGCGCGCGAAGCGGCACTGGCCTTCCGCGATCTCGGCGCAAGCGTCGAGGAGGTCGATCCCGGCTTCGACGATCCGATCGAGACCCTGATGACGATCTGGTCGGCCGGTGCCGCCCTCGCCCTGCGCAGCGCCGGGCCGCAGGATCGCACCCGGATGGATCCCGGCCTTGTTGCGGTTGCGGAAGCCGGCGAGCGCGTCGCGGGCTCTGCTTATGTCGATGCCCTGCTCAACCAGCGCAACGCGCTTGCCCACCATATGGCGCAATTTCATGCACGCTTCGACCTGTTGCTGACGCCGACCTTGCCGCTGCCGGCCTTCGCGGTCGGTGCCAACACGCCCGAGCACGGCGCCTATGGCGATGACTGGACACGCTGGACGCCGTTCACCTATCCTTTCAACATCACGCAGGCGCCGGCGATTTCGCTGCCCTGCGGGCTGACGAAGGCAGGGTTGCCGGCAGGACTGCAACTCGCTGGGGCATTCGGGCACGACACCCTGGTGCTACGCGCGGCCGCCGCCTTCGAGACGGCACGGCCTTTCGCCCGCATCGACGCGCCGATCAGGTCGCTTTGA